A part of Lagopus muta isolate bLagMut1 chromosome 26, bLagMut1 primary, whole genome shotgun sequence genomic DNA contains:
- the FEM1A gene encoding protein fem-1 homolog A, protein MDLRTAVYNAARDGKLKLLQKLLGSRSREELEALTAGPGGGDGSGGGSTPLLIAARHGHLEVVEYLLDHCGARVEEGGSVNFDGETIEGAPPLWAASAAGHLGVVRSLLDHGASVNQTTLTNSTPLRAACFDGHLEIVRYLVGERGADLEVANRHGHTCLMISCYKGHREIARYLLEKGADVNRRSVKGNTALHDCAESGSLEILQLLLRSKARMEKDGYGMTPLLAASVTGHTNIVEYLIQGGLQQEEEDVAGNQNETCALGGSHQRCCSTGRKTPEGCDKEQHERCCASASSQDDQQVPNVFCTREAAVEALELLGATFVDKKRDLLGAHKYWRRAMELRYEGGQYLPKSEPRQLVLAYDYSREVSSLEELEALITDPDEMRMQALLIRERILGPSHPDTSYYIRYRGAVYADSGNFERCINLWKYALDMQQGNLEPLSPMTASSFLSFAELFSYVLQDRSKGTLATQLGFSDLMGVLSKGVREVERALMHGKDPVVDSAQFTKTLAIILHLVFLLEKVECTPEQEHQKRQTIYRLLKCSPRAKNGFTPLHMAVDKDTTTVGRYPVGKFPSLHVVNLLLECGADPDSRDYDNNTPLHVAARNNCPLIMSALMEAGAHMDATNAFKQTAYELLDEKLLSKSMMQPFNYITLQCLAARVLDKHKIPYKGFIPEELEAFIELH, encoded by the coding sequence ATGGACCTGCGCACGGCCGTGTACAACGCGGCCCGCGATGGGAAGCTAAAGCTGCTACAGAAGCTGCTGGGCAGCCGCAGCCGGGAGGAGCTGGAAGCGCTGACAGCAGGGCCTGGTGGAGGTGATGGCTCCGGGGGTGGGAGCACTCCGCTGCTGATCGCTGCCCGCCACGGACACCTGGAGGTGGTGGAGTACCTCCTGGATCACTGTGGGGCCCGCGTGGAAGAGGGTGGATCTGTCAACTTCGATGGAGAAACCATCGAGGGGGCCCCGCCGCTGTGGGCCGCATCTGCTGCCGGGCACCTGGGGGTGGTGCGCAGTCTCTTGGATCATGGTGCCTCAGTGAACCAGACCACGCTGACCAACTCCACACCGCTGAGGGCTGCCTGCTTCGACGGGCACCTGGAGATTGTGCGCTACTTGGTTGGAGAGCGCGGGGCTGACCTGGAGGTAGCGAACCGGCATGGACACACTTGTTTGATGATTTCTTGCTACAAAGGGCACCGGGAGATTGCACGTTACTTGCTGGAGAAAGGGGCTGATGTCAACCGCAGGAGCGTGAAGGGGAACACGGCCCTGCATGACTGTGCAGAGTCAGGCAGCCTGGAGATCCTGCAGCTACTGCTCCGCTCCAAAGCCCGCATGGAGAAAGATGGCTATGGCATGACtcctctgctggctgccagtgtTACTGGGCATACCAATATTGTAGAATATCTCATCcagggagggctgcagcaggaggaagaggatgtTGCAGGGAACCAAAACGAGACCTGTGCTTTGGGTGGGAGCCatcagaggtgctgcagcactggtCGGAAAACTCCTGAGGGCTGCGACAAAGAGCAGCATGAGAGATGTTGTGCATCAGCTTCCAGTCAGGATGACCAGCAGGTTCCTAACGTGTTCTGCACTCGAGAGGCTGCTGTGGAGGCACTGGAGTTGCTAGGTGCCACATTTGTGGATAAGAAACGTGACCTTTTGGGAGCCCACAAGTATTGGCGAAGGGCAATGGAGCTTCGATACGAGGGTGGGCAGTACCTGCCTAAATCTGAACCAAGGCAGCTTGTGCTGGCATACGATTACTCACGAGAAGTAAGTTCGTTGGAGGAGCTAGAAGCCTTGATTACTGATCCAGATGAGATGCGCATGCAGGCACTGCTCATTAGAGAGCGCATCTTGGGTCCTTCGCACCCAGACACCTCCTATTATATCCGCTATCGAGGGGCTGTCTATGCTGACTCAGGCAATTTTGAACGCTGTATTAACTTGTGGAAGTATGCTCTTGACATGCAGCAAGGCAATCTGGAGCCTCTCAGCCCTATGACAGCCAGtagtttcctttcctttgctgagCTTTTCTCTTATGTGCTTCAGGACCGCTCCAAAGGCACTTTAGCTACCCAGCTGGGCTTCTCTGATCTCATGGGAGTACTGAGCAAAGGTGTCCGGGAGGTAGAGAGAGCACTTATGCATGGCAAGGATCCTGTAGTTGACTCGGCACAGTTCACCAAGACACTGGCCATTATTCTCCACCTGGTTTTCCTGCTGGAGAAGGTGGAATGCACCCCAGAGCAGGAGCACCAGAAGCGCCAAACTATCTACCGCCTGCTGAAGTGTAGCCCTCGAGCCAAGAATGGCTTCACCCCTTTGCATATGGCTGTGGACAAAGATACCACGACAGTGGGACGCTACCCAGTGGGCAAGTTCCCATCACTTCATGTTGTTAACTTGCTTCTGGAGTGTGGGGCTGACCCAGACAGCCGTGACTATGACAACAACACCCCGCTGCATGTTGCTGCTCGCAATAACTGCCCACTGATCATGAGTGCACTGATGGAGGCTGGAGCCCATATGGATGCCACCAATGCCTTCAAGCAGACTGCTTATGAGCTGCTGGATGAGAAGCTGCTCTCCAAGAGCATGATGCAGCCCTTCAATTACATCACCCTCCAGTGCCTTGCTGCTCGTGTCCTGGACAAGCACAAGATTCCCTACAAGGGCTTCATCCCTGAGGAGCTGGAAGCCTTCATTGAACTACACTAG